ACATCACCATGTCTCAAGCATTCAAACTTCTCTAAAATCAGTTATCCTTACCTTAGAAGATTTAAATGCTTTTGTCTCTTTTGATAAAAAAGTTTTACCAAGCAATGTCCGTTTTGATTTAGATGCCAATATCAAACCAACCATGATACCTGATGGAGCTCAAATCAATAGATTTTGGATAAATTTTAAGCCCGATAAAGATGCAAAATAATAGCGTTTTCCTAAGTTTTATTCTATTATCATTAATATCATGTAGTTCCAAAACCATCAACTATGAAGAAATTAGTAGCTATAATGCTAAAGGTTTGCTTCAAGCTGTTATAGAAATACCAGCTGGAACTAATGATAAAATAGAATACAATTCTGATAAAAATCAATTTCAACAAGACACTATAAATGGAAAACCAAAGATAATTCAGTTCTTGCCTTATCCTGTCAACTATGGGTTTATACCATCTACAAAAATACACAAATCCCAAAAAGCTGATAGTGAGCCTTTAGATGTGTTGGTTTTGGGTAAACCTTTAAAAACAGGTCAAGTTGTTAGTGTAAAACCAATTGCTTTATTAAACATGAAAAGCAATAATGAATGGGATTATAAAATATTAAGTATTCCCATAAATAAAAAATATCAAAACATTGATATTAAGGATTTTAAAGATTTGCCATTAAATTATCCTTTTTTAAGACAAATGATAGGGAAGTGGTTTGAGCATTACGATAAGTCCGCAGATGTTAAAATTTTAGGTTGGACAGACGAAACATCTGCACATAATGAAGTTGAAAAATGGCAAATTAGAACAAAATAAATGGTCAAAACACTCATAAAGTCTTTTTTGCCAAAACTGATGGGTTTGCGTTTGATGACATTATATAAAATCAAACCAGAAAAAGCTATTCGTAAAGCATTTCTATTGTTTTGTACCCCGAGAAAAGGGTTTATAAAACCCCATCAAAAAGATTTTT
This genomic window from Flavobacterium sp. CS20 contains:
- a CDS encoding inorganic diphosphatase, producing MQNNSVFLSFILLSLISCSSKTINYEEISSYNAKGLLQAVIEIPAGTNDKIEYNSDKNQFQQDTINGKPKIIQFLPYPVNYGFIPSTKIHKSQKADSEPLDVLVLGKPLKTGQVVSVKPIALLNMKSNNEWDYKILSIPINKKYQNIDIKDFKDLPLNYPFLRQMIGKWFEHYDKSADVKILGWTDETSAHNEVEKWQIRTK